The Streptomyces sp. NBC_00576 genome contains the following window.
CCACAGCTGGGGCTCCCCGGCCAGGACGAGCACCGCGAACGCCGCCTGCGAGAGGCAGTTGAGGGCGTTGGCGGCGACCATCACATGATGCCGGGGGAGCCGGTCGGCGACCGCGCCGCCGATCAGCAGGAACAACACCAGCGGCAACGTCCGGGCCGCCGCCACCAGGCCCACGTCACCGGCGTCGCCGCCCGCCTCCAGGACCGCGAACGCGGCGGCGATCATCGCCCCGTTGCTGCCGAGGTTCGTCACGACCGCCGAGGCGGTCAGCAGGCTGTAGTTACGGCCGGCCCAGGAGGGGCGGCGCGGGCGTATGGCGGGGGAGTCGGCGGAGGTCACCGGGCGACTATCGCCGCCCGCCGCCGACTTGCCAATCCATTTCCGACCGGCCCCGACCAGGACCGGCCGGTTTCAGCCGGTCACGAGCGACCGCCGCTTCCAGTCGGTCATCGGCGCCCGCGGTGCCCCGCCCCGTACGTTCCTCACGCGCCGGTCGGGTCTCCGTGCAGCCGTACCGTGCTCAGGATCTGCATGATCGTCTTTTCGGGGACCTCCCCGGTGACGCCCGTCGCGCCGTACAGGCTCCACGCCACGTAGTCGCCGACCGAGTTCTTGAAACCGAAGGTGATGGCCTTGCCGTCACTCGCGCACTTCCCCGTCTGGGGCGTGTTCTTCGAGTGGGCCCGGGCGAAGCTGCCCGTGATGCCGGACTTCGTCGTGTACGGCGTCGCCTTCTCGTCGAGGACGAGGCTCTTCTTGTCCGGCTGCGTGTAGCCGCCGTAGACCCACCAGGGGACCTGGTTCACGGCGACCTCGTCGGCGTTCTTCGCGCCGCTCGCACCCTTGGTGCCCACGGCTGCGAGCGCGGTGTCCGACGTACGGCCGTCCTTGTCGTCGTCCGACACGCACCACTTCGACTTGTAGTACGCGGGCGCCGACATGGTGATGAGCGGCTTGGTGTCGGCCTTGGCGTCGGTTTCCTCGAAGCCGATCAGTGTGCCCGGCGTCTTCACCTCCCAGTCCGCCGGGACGTCGAAGGCGGTGCCCCACTTCGGATTCACGACCACCTTCCAGCCGGCGACGGTCGGCTGCTCGGCCTGGGAGTCGCGCGGGTTGTCGTCGGAGGCGGATGCAGACGCGGAGGGCGGACCGTTCGGGTCCGCGGATTCCGCCGCGGGTGTCGACGCGGGCGCGGAACGGCCGGACTGCTTGTCCTTGTTGTCCGAGCCCGCCTGCTCGTCCTTGTCGCCGCCCAGGACCAGGAAACCGGTCACCCCGGCCGTGATCACGACTGCGGTGGCCGCGACGATCGCGGTGATCTTCGTCCGGTTTCCGCCTCCGCCCGATGGCGGCTGCGGCGCGCCCGTCGGCGTCGGGGCGCCCCAACCCGGTTGCGGGGGTTGGGAATAGGGGTTGGGCTGCGGATACCCGGTCTGCTGGTATCCGGGCTGCTGGTACGGGTTCGGCTGCTGATAGCCCGGCTGCTGGTAGGGATTGTGCGGCGGGACCTGCGGATGGCGCGGGTCCTGCGGGTTCTGCTCGCCCCCGGGCGGCTGCTGTTCTGGCCACATGGCCGGTAACGATACGGCGGTCTAGGGGCCGAAGCTGGCCCGAATGAGCTACTCACGGGTAACATATGGTCATGAGCCCAGACCAGCTATCGATCGGCGAACTTCTCACCGCCACGGTGCCGATGGTTCGTACGCTGAACCTCGAGTACCTGGAGACCACTCCGGAAAGGGCTGTTCTGGCCCTGCCGGACCAGGGCGAGTACCGCAACCACGTCGGCGGACCGCACGCCGGAGCCATGTTCACGCTCGGCGAGTCGGCGAGCGGGGCGGTCGTCCTCGCGGCCTTCGGTGATCAGTTCTCCCGTGCCGTACCGCTGCCCGTCACCGCCGAGATCGCTTTCAAGAAGATCGCGCTCGGCCCCGTCAAGGCAACCGCGACCCTCGGCCGCCCTGTCGCCGAGGTCGTCGCCGAGCTCGACGAGGGTAAGCGCCCCGAGTTCCCGGTGACCGTCGCCATCCAGCGCGAGGACGGCGCCGTCACTGGCGAGATGACCGTCGTCTGGACCCTCCGCCCGAACAGCTGACAGGCGTCCCGCAACAGTTGACCGGCTCTCAGGAGCCGCTCCGACCCGGAGGTCCACGGACCTGCCGGGTCTTCCCTCTTTTCGGGGCGCAGTCGGCCTGTGCGTCCGTGGTGGTGATCAACTCCTGGCGGACCTAGGTGAGTTGGCTGCCGATGCCCCGCCCGGCGGCGTACGGTGTCGCTCTCGGCGACCGGTACCCCCCGCTGGGTCGGAAGTTTGAAGATTGTGTGTGCCGTCCGGGTGTTCATGCACACAACTCGGCACTCGCTCGGAGTGAAATTTCGAATGCCGGTACGGATACCGCCGGTAACACATCTGAATTGCTCTCGTTTTGAACTTCGGTCACTCGAACTCCTTGTTTACCGCGAGATGGGTGTGCGAGTGTGAGCCAACTCGCGCGGGGGGCGGAGGTCGGATCCCCCTTTTCCCGCTCGGGATTCCGTGCCGGTCGACCCGAAGTCCCCAAGTGACGAGTCGTAGGTACGAACCAATCAGGCATGACTTTCCCGTGGATGTGCAATTCGCTTGTGCCGTCCTGCGGCTTGGAAGGAATTGGTTCTGTGCAATCCCCTCACCCACCGCGTCCGCCCTACCCTCCTCGTCCCGGCACCAGCCCGGGGGAATCCGACATGAACCTCGCCGCGCAACTGCGTGGGCGGGTCGAGGGTGAGAGCGCGTACGCCGTCGCACTGCTGCTGGCGCGGCACTGGCAGTCGACGTACGACTACGCGGCCATCTGTCTCGCGGCCGAGGGGGACCTCGCCACCATGGCGGCCACGTCGGCCTTTCATCGGGTGCTCGGGCGGCTGGAGCGTGGTGAGTCGAATCAGGCGCTGCGGCCCCAACTCCTCGTAGCAGTAAGGGAAACGGTCCGGGAGTGGTCCGCCGAGGACGGTATTTCGGTGCTGCTTCCGGAACTCCGCAAACCCACTGGGGCGCGTGGTCTACGCGCGGCGAGGGCCCGGACATCCGAAAAGCGGCAACTGGCCGAGCGGTCATTCCGCGTCCTGCCGAGAGCGGCCCAGTGCCTGCTCTGGCACGCCGAGGTCGAGGCCGAGCCCCTTTCCGTACCGGCCGGTCTGTTGGGAGTGGACTCCGCAAGCGCTTCGACGGCGTTGGAACAGGCCCGCGAGCAATTCCGCACCGCCTGTGTACACGCCCACCGCGAACTCGCGCCGACCAAGGAATGCCGCTTCTACAACCGCCTCCTCGACGTCCCGATCCGACGCGGCGGCGCCCTGTTGCCCGATGTGGAACAGCATCTGCTGGGTTGCCGTCACTGCCGGTATGCCGCCGAGCAACTCAGCCATTTCGAAAGCGAGCTCGGCACTCTGCTCGCCGAGGCGATGCTCGGCTGGGGAGCACGCCGTTATCTCGACTCCCGGCCGGGGCGTGGTGCCCCGGGTGTCTTCCCCGGCAGACAGACCGGCCGGGGCGGCGGGCGCCCCGGCAGCGGTGGCCGTCATCGCCTCATGGCCCGTCTCCCGCTGCCCGACGAGCGGTTCACCCTCCCGAAAGGGCGCACGCGGGCCGTGGCCGTCGGGGTCGGCGTCCTCTCCTTCGCGCTGGTCGCGAGTGTGCTCGGCGCCCGCGGCCGGTCGGACGAGAGCACCATGCCGACGGCCAACTGGGGCGCGGCGAGCGGCTACTCGGCCGGAACGGGTTCCGCCTCGCCCTCCGCCGGACAGGGCTCGGTCAGCTCCTCGCCGCGGGCCGGCGATTCACCGTCGGCCGGCCCCGCCGGCTATCCCGGCGTGACGGAACGCGGCAGGCTGCGCCACCTCGCCACGGGCCTGTGTCTGGACATCCGTGGCGGCCGGGTCGTGGCCGGCGCCGGGACCCGGCTCGCCGTGTGCTCGTCCGCCGCGACGCAGCAGTGGTCGTACGAGTACGACGGCCTGCTGCGCAGCCTCGCCGACCCCAGACTGTGCCTCGACTCCCACTCCGCCGACGGCCAGGTCTTCCTCTCCGGTTGCGTCGGGTCCAACGCCGACGAGGTTCGCTACGACCTCACCGTCCAGGGCGAACTGCTGCCCCACTGGCGCGAGGAACTGGTCGTCGCACCCGTCTCGCTCCGCGCGGGTGCGGATGTCGTGGTCAGGACGAGGTCCGGAGCGGCGGGGGAGAAATGGACGCTCGACCCCGACCCGTCCGCGTCCGACGACTCCGCCAAGAAGGGTGACCGGCAGGAGAGCGTCGGGGCAGAGGGCGGCAAGAAGGGCAAGGACGACAAGGACGCGACGGGCGGGGAGCCCGGACACAAGGAGGGTAAGGAGAAGGGGGAGGGCGGTGCGGGCGGTACACAGGGGCCCGGGTCCGATGCGGGAGACGGGGCTTCGGGATCCGCCGGGTCGTCCTCGCCCGCGCCCACGGTCTCGCCCTCGTCCGAGACCACTTCCGGCGAGCAGTTCGAGACGCGGTACGTCACGGACGACGGCTCCGAGGAGCCCGCGCCCGTCCCCGCGACGGGGGCCCTCCCGCCGCAGCCGCTGGACGCGGCGCAGCCGGTCGTCGCCACGGTGGCACAGACGCTCGGCTCGTTCACGGGGGTCTTCGGTTCGCTCGCGCCCAGGTGATTGACACGAGTCGGCCTGTCGCGTCCTGGCGGTCCTGGTCGTCGGGATGCGGAGGAGCCTCGGTGTCACCCCGACCCGGTAGGCTTCCCGGCGTGCGCCCGTGGCCGGGCGCGCGCCGGGAACGCAGACGTACCGGGCGTACGGCGAGATCGGAAGGAAACCGGCGTTGCACGTGCAGGAATGGCTGGAGACGATCCCCGCGGTCAGTATCTACGCGCTGGTAGGACTGGTCATCGGGCTGGAGAGCCTGGGCATTCCGCTGCCGGGCGAGATCATTCTGGTCTCCGCCGCGCTGCTCGCCTCTCAGCACGGCGAGATCAACCCGTTCGTCCTCGGCGCCTGCGCGAGCGCCGGCGCGATCATCGGTGACTCCATCGGCTACGCCATCGGCCGCAAGGGTGGCCGGCCGTTGCTGGCCTGGCTCGGGGCGAAGTTCCCCAGACACTTCGGCGAGGGGCACATCGCGACCGCCGAGCGGTCCTTCGAGAAGTGGGGCATGTGGGCGGTCTTCTTCGGCCGCTTCGTCGCGCTGCTGCGGATCTTCGCGGGGCCCCTCGCGGGTGTGCTGCGGATGCCGTACTGGAAGTTCCTGATCGCCAATGTGCTGGGCGGGATCATCTGGGCGGGTGGGACGACTGCGGTCATCTACTACGTGGGTGTCGTCGCGGAGTCCTGGCTGAAGCGGTTCTCGTGGTTGGGGCTGGTGTTGGCGGTGTTGTTCGGGCTGACGTCGATGCTGGTGTTGAAGCGCAAGGCGAAGAAGGCGCAGGGTGCTGTGCGTGAGACGGAGACCGTGGGGGCGGCGGAGTGATGTCGGGCGCGGACTCGCTGTGGCTTGTCGCGCCCACGCGGCGGAGCCGCACATAGATACAGCCCCGCGCCCCTGTCGGGGACGCGTTAGTCCCCGTGGATCTGCTGGTGGGCCTTTGCCAGTTCCGCGTAGTGCGTGCCGTTCAGGGTGACGCCCTGGCGCTCCTCCTCGGTCAGCTCCCGGCGTACCTTTGCAGGTACCCCCGCGACCAGTGACCCCGGCGGCACCTGCATGCCCTGCGGTACCAGGGCCTGGGCTGCCACCAGTGAACCCGCGCCGATCACCGCGCCGTTCAGGACCGTCGCGCCCATGCCGATCAGGCAGTCGTTCTCGACCGTCGCGCCGTGCACTACCGCGTTGTGACCTACGGAGACGCGGTCGCCGATGGTCACGGGGAAGCCGGGGTCGGCGTGCAGCGTGCAGTTGTCCTGGATGTTGCTCTGGGCGCCGACGGAGATCCGTTCGACGTCGCCGCGCAGCACCGCCCCGTACCAGACGCTCGCACCCGCCTGAAGGGTCACGTCCCCGATCACCGAGGACGTGGGCGCCACGAAGGCATCCGCGTCGACTTTCGGGTCCCTGCCGCCGATACCGGTGATCAACGCCTTGTGCGTCATCTCGCCTCCTGGTCCTCGAGTACGTCAGACCGTACGCCACCTCCGTGGGGCGAAGATCACAGGTGTGCGGCATGCTGGGCCCGGCCGGCCGTGAGTACGGTGTGCGGGTGCCCAAGCCCAAGAACACGTTCTCGTCATGGCGGCGTCGGCTGGCGCAGCGCGCGGTGCACGCGGGCTGGGCCTGGGTGCAGCGCACGGGTTCCGTGACCGCCGACAATCCTGGGCGGCTGAACTTCCGGGCGATGGGAACAGGTACCAGGCTCGCCTTCCCGCTGGGCACGGTTTTCGGTGAACCCTGGATCGAGCTGGGATCCCACTGCATCGTCGGCGAGCAGGTGACCCTGACGGCGGGCCTGATGCCGGACCTCGATCTCGGCCCGGTCCCCATCCTGCGCATCGGCGACGGTGTCGTCCTCGGGCGCGGCAGCCATGTCATCGCCGACACGACGGTCACCATCGGCAGCGACTGCTACTTCGGGCCGTATGTGTACGTGACGTCCACCAACCATTCGTACGACGATCCGCACGAGCCCATCGGCAAGCAGTGGCCTCGAATGGAGCCGGTGGAGATCGGGCCGGGCTGCTGGATCGGCACCGGTGCGGTGATTCTGCCGGGGGCGCGGATCGGGCGGAACGTGGTGGTGGCGGCCGGTGCGGTGGTACGCGGGACGGTGCCCGACCACGCGGTGGTGGCGGGGGCTCCGGCCAGGGTCGTACGCCGCTGGACGCCGGCCGGGGGCTGGCGGCCGCCGCTGCGGACACCGGCCCCGACACCGATCCCCGAGGGGATCACTCCGGAGCAGTTGCGGGCGTTGGCGGAGCTGGACGCGGGGGCGGCGGCGCGGCTGGCGGAGCTGGAGCGCGCCGCGGACCGGGCTGAGTCCTGATCCGGCGGTCGCGGTGAGCAGCGCTCCGCGGGAAGTGCGGTATTGACGCTGCGGGTCCGGTGGGGGCTGGTCGCGCAGTTCCCCGTGCCCCTGAAAAGGCGCCCCTTCAGGGCTGCCCCTTCAGGGTTGTCCGTTCAGCCTGTTGCCAGCAGGAGCGTGCCCACCAGGGCCAGGCCCGCGCCTGCCGCCTGGATCGCGCGTAGGCGTTCGCTGAGGAAGCCGCGTGCCGCCAGGGCGGTGACCACCGGGTAGAGCGAGGCGAGTACGGCGGCCACGGTGACCGGGCCGTGCTGGGCGGCGATCGAGTAGGTGCCGTTGGCGGCCACATCGGCGAGGCCGACGAAGCCGAGCGCGGGTAGCAGGCGCCAGGGGAAGCCGCCTGTCGGGAGGGCGGCGCCGCCTCGGCGGACCGAGACGTACAGCGCGGCACTGCCGACGGCGACGTTCGTCACGCGCTGGACGAAGAGCGCGAGGAACAGGCCGGTGATGGTGGTCGACGCCTCCGCGATCAGGGCGAAGACCGTGCCGAAGCCGAACGCCGCGAGCAGCGTGAGCAGGATCGCCTGCCGCTGCACGGGCGCGCCCCTGAGCTGCGGTCCACCCGCGAGCACGACTCCGACGACGGCGACCGCGATCCCCGCGAACTGGAGCAGCCCGGGGCGCTCGCCGAGGAAGAGCCCGACGCTGATGGGGACGGCCACGCCGAGGGAGCCGAGCGGGGAGACGACCCCCATCGGGCCCAGGGCGAGCGCCTTGTAGAAGGAGAGCAGGGCCACCGGTCCGGCGAGGCCCGCAGCGACCGCGAACCAGAGCCGCGGACCGGCCTCGCTCCAGCCGCCGGTCAGGACCACGATCGTGCCGAGTACGACCGCCGCGATCGACTGCGAGACCACGACCACCGTCAACGCGGACATGCGCCGGGTCAGCAGCCCGCCGCCGAAGTCGGCCAGCCCCCAGAGCAGGCTGGTGACCAGGGCGAAGAATGCGGTCATGGAGGCGCCTCGCAGTACAGTGGAGTGAACGATTAAGTGCACCACACCGTAGTACAGTGAAGTGAACTCTGTCATCCATAATTCTGCACTTCTTGCGCTCGGGAGAGTGCGGCAGGATGAGGGGGCTGAGAACAAGAGTGTCGGACGAGAACTTGGATGGAACGTTGTCGGACCTCGACCTGCTGACCCAGTCGCTGGCGCGCAGTGTGAAGCGCTGGCGCGCCGAACGTGGCTTCACCCTGGAGACGCTCGCCGCCCGTGCCGGGGTCAGCCGCGGGATGCTCATCCAGATCGAGCAGGCCCGCACCAACCCCAGCCTCGGCACGGTGGTGAAGATCGGTGACGCGCTCGGCGTCAGTATCACCACCCTGCTCGAACACGAACAGGGCCCGAAGGTCCGGGTCGTCCCCGCCGACCAGGCCGTACGGCTGTGGCACACCGACGCCGGCAGCTACAACCGGCTCCTCGCGGGCACCGAGGCACCGGGCCCGCTGGAGCTGTGGGATTGGCACCTCATGCCCGGCGACACCAGCGCGTCCGACCCGCACCCCGCGGGCACGTTCGAGATTCTCCACGTCACGGCGGGCGAACTGACGCTCACGGTCGACGGAGTCGAACACCGGGTCCCGGCGGGCGCGAGCGCCACCTTCGAGGCCAATGTCCCTCATATGTACGGCAATGACGGCACGGAACCGCTGGAGATGCTGATGTCCGTGTCGGTCCCGCCGGTGAGCTGAGCCGCTCGGCCGCGGGTTCGCCCACGGCTGTGGGCGTGCCGTCGTGCGAGCCCCCATCGGAGAACAGACCCGGAAATGGGCGGACACCGCCGTCTCGTGGCGCACTACGGGCCCTCGCCGCGTGTCTCGTCTTCTCCACCGCGTCGTCGACCTGCCCGGGGTGCTGGTCGGCAGTGGGCGGCGACGCGGCAAGCTGCTGGTGCCGGGGAAGGTGTTCGCCGAGCTCCCGGGCGCGGTGGTGGTGGCCGGGCTGGGCGTCAACTGACTTCTGTGGGCGGTGTGGTGAGTCGGTGTCAGTGGTCGGCGTCCCTGCCGATGTACACATCGGCGAACGCGGCTGCGGCGGCGGGGGAGTTCAGGATGCGGCGGAGGCGGGCCAGGGTCGTGCCGGAACGGAACGGATCGCCCGACGAGGCCCCGTGGTAGATGTCCGACAGCCACAGCGAGAACTCCTGGTACTGCCAGACGCGCCGCAGACACGCCTCCGAGTAGCCGTTCAGGCCGCCGGGGTCGCCCTTCGTGAGGTAGGTGACGAGTCCGTCGCCGAGCAGGAAGGCGTCGTGCAGGGCGAGGTTCATTCCCTTGGCTGCGATGGGAGCGGTGAGATGGGCCGAGTCGCCGGCCAGGAACAGCCGCCCGAACTGCATCGGTTCCACCACGTAGTTGTGCATGTCGAGGACGCGCTTCTCGATCAGCCGGCCCTCGTTGAGCGGGGGCGCCCCCAATGCGTCGAACCGTTGGTGGAGTTCGGTCCAGACGCGGTCGTCCGGCCAGTTCTCCGGGTCGTCGCCGGGCGGGCACTCCAGGTAGTAGCGGGTGACTTCGGGGCCCCGGGCCATGTGCCCGGCGAAGCCGCGCGGGTGGATGCCGAACATCACGCAGTCGTTGGACGGCGGCGCCTCGGCGAGGAGGGCCAGCCAGCCGATGCCGTAGTCGTGCCGCGCGATCCGGGCATGCGCCGCCGGAATTGCCGTACGGGTCACCCCCCGAGCCCCGTCGCACCCGGCGATGAACTCGCCCTGCACGTACTCCCGTTGGCCCGTTTCCGCTGAGACGTACGACACCGCGGGCCGGTCGGTGTCGAGGTCGTGCACGAGTACGTCCCGCACGCCGAAACGGATGTCGCCGCTGCGTACGTCCGCGTACTCGCGCACCAGGTCCGTCACCAACAGCGGCTGGGGATAGGCGAAGTGGCGGTGGCCCGACAGCTCGGCGTACTCGAACCGATGGCGTCGGCCGCCGAACCGGAACTCGCACCTCGTGTGCGTACCGGCCCGCTCCAGCAACGTGTCGGCCAGGCCCCGCTGTTGGAGGGCGCGAACCGCCCACTCCTCGATGAACCCGGCCCGGGGGTGCTGCTCGATGAACTCCCTGCTCTCCGTCTCCAGCACCACACAGTCGATGTCGGCGGCCCGCAGGATGTTCCCGACGGTGAGCCCGGCGGGTCCGGCGCCCACGATCACCACCGGAAAGCGTTGTGCGGACGGGGAGTTGGCCGTGGAGTCGGGGGGAGGTGGGGCGAAGGTCACCCGAGCATTATGTCGGCCCGCCGCAGACGGATAGCCCGATCTTTTCGTTATCGGCGGTCCTGGGGCGCGTCTCCTCTCCGAGTCGCTCGCAAGCGATCTCCGCAATCTCCGCAAGCGATCTCCGTAAGCGACTCACCCCCCACTCCCCCAGAGCCAAGGACGAACCCTTGAACACACAGATCAGCCGACGCGGCGTGCTGAAGTTCACCGGCGCGACGGCGGGCGCCGTCACCATCGGTACGACCCTCGCCGCCCCGCCCGCCTCGGCGGCAGGCGCGAGTCTCGTACACCCGGGCATGCTGCACACCCGGACGGATCTGGACCGGATGGCGAAGAAGGTGAAGGCCGGGGCAGCGCCGTACACGGCGGGGTTCGCGCGGCTGACCGCCAACCGGCATGCGCAGAGCGGCTGGACGGCCAATCCGCAGGCCACCGTCTACCGGGGCGAGGGCTCGCCGCAGAACTACGCGATCCTCTACAACGACATCCACGCGGCCTACCAGAACGCCCTGCGGTGGCATGTCACCGGTGAGAGCGCATACGGCGACACGGCCGTGGCGATCCTGAACGCCTGGTCGGCGAAGCTGACCGAGGTGGCGGGCTCCGCCGACCGGTTCCTCGCGGCGGGCCTGTACGGCTACCAGTTCGCCAACGCGGCCGAACTCGTCCGCGACCACGCCGACTTCGACCTCGACCGCTTCCAGAAGATGATGCTGGACGTCTTCCACCCGCTCAGCGAGGACTTCCTGGCGAACCACAACGGCGCCGTCATCACCAACTACTGGGCCAACTGGGACCTCACGGCCATCGCCTGCGTCCTGGCCGTCGGCATCCTCTGCGACGACCGAGCCAAGATCGACCGGGCCGTCGAGTACTTCAAGCACGGCGCCGGCATGGGCTCGGTCAAGAACGCCATCCCGGTCGTGCACGACGACCAGGAGCTCGCCGAATGGGTCGAGGCGGGCCGCGACCAGGGGCACGCCCTGCTCGGCGTG
Protein-coding sequences here:
- a CDS encoding DUF4442 domain-containing protein produces the protein MSPDQLSIGELLTATVPMVRTLNLEYLETTPERAVLALPDQGEYRNHVGGPHAGAMFTLGESASGAVVLAAFGDQFSRAVPLPVTAEIAFKKIALGPVKATATLGRPVAEVVAELDEGKRPEFPVTVAIQREDGAVTGEMTVVWTLRPNS
- a CDS encoding RICIN domain-containing protein, with product MNLAAQLRGRVEGESAYAVALLLARHWQSTYDYAAICLAAEGDLATMAATSAFHRVLGRLERGESNQALRPQLLVAVRETVREWSAEDGISVLLPELRKPTGARGLRAARARTSEKRQLAERSFRVLPRAAQCLLWHAEVEAEPLSVPAGLLGVDSASASTALEQAREQFRTACVHAHRELAPTKECRFYNRLLDVPIRRGGALLPDVEQHLLGCRHCRYAAEQLSHFESELGTLLAEAMLGWGARRYLDSRPGRGAPGVFPGRQTGRGGGRPGSGGRHRLMARLPLPDERFTLPKGRTRAVAVGVGVLSFALVASVLGARGRSDESTMPTANWGAASGYSAGTGSASPSAGQGSVSSSPRAGDSPSAGPAGYPGVTERGRLRHLATGLCLDIRGGRVVAGAGTRLAVCSSAATQQWSYEYDGLLRSLADPRLCLDSHSADGQVFLSGCVGSNADEVRYDLTVQGELLPHWREELVVAPVSLRAGADVVVRTRSGAAGEKWTLDPDPSASDDSAKKGDRQESVGAEGGKKGKDDKDATGGEPGHKEGKEKGEGGAGGTQGPGSDAGDGASGSAGSSSPAPTVSPSSETTSGEQFETRYVTDDGSEEPAPVPATGALPPQPLDAAQPVVATVAQTLGSFTGVFGSLAPR
- a CDS encoding DedA family protein — its product is MHVQEWLETIPAVSIYALVGLVIGLESLGIPLPGEIILVSAALLASQHGEINPFVLGACASAGAIIGDSIGYAIGRKGGRPLLAWLGAKFPRHFGEGHIATAERSFEKWGMWAVFFGRFVALLRIFAGPLAGVLRMPYWKFLIANVLGGIIWAGGTTAVIYYVGVVAESWLKRFSWLGLVLAVLFGLTSMLVLKRKAKKAQGAVRETETVGAAE
- a CDS encoding gamma carbonic anhydrase family protein, yielding MTHKALITGIGGRDPKVDADAFVAPTSSVIGDVTLQAGASVWYGAVLRGDVERISVGAQSNIQDNCTLHADPGFPVTIGDRVSVGHNAVVHGATVENDCLIGMGATVLNGAVIGAGSLVAAQALVPQGMQVPPGSLVAGVPAKVRRELTEEERQGVTLNGTHYAELAKAHQQIHGD
- a CDS encoding acyltransferase, translated to MPKPKNTFSSWRRRLAQRAVHAGWAWVQRTGSVTADNPGRLNFRAMGTGTRLAFPLGTVFGEPWIELGSHCIVGEQVTLTAGLMPDLDLGPVPILRIGDGVVLGRGSHVIADTTVTIGSDCYFGPYVYVTSTNHSYDDPHEPIGKQWPRMEPVEIGPGCWIGTGAVILPGARIGRNVVVAAGAVVRGTVPDHAVVAGAPARVVRRWTPAGGWRPPLRTPAPTPIPEGITPEQLRALAELDAGAAARLAELERAADRAES
- a CDS encoding EamA family transporter is translated as MTAFFALVTSLLWGLADFGGGLLTRRMSALTVVVVSQSIAAVVLGTIVVLTGGWSEAGPRLWFAVAAGLAGPVALLSFYKALALGPMGVVSPLGSLGVAVPISVGLFLGERPGLLQFAGIAVAVVGVVLAGGPQLRGAPVQRQAILLTLLAAFGFGTVFALIAEASTTITGLFLALFVQRVTNVAVGSAALYVSVRRGGAALPTGGFPWRLLPALGFVGLADVAANGTYSIAAQHGPVTVAAVLASLYPVVTALAARGFLSERLRAIQAAGAGLALVGTLLLATG
- a CDS encoding helix-turn-helix domain-containing protein, which encodes MSDLDLLTQSLARSVKRWRAERGFTLETLAARAGVSRGMLIQIEQARTNPSLGTVVKIGDALGVSITTLLEHEQGPKVRVVPADQAVRLWHTDAGSYNRLLAGTEAPGPLELWDWHLMPGDTSASDPHPAGTFEILHVTAGELTLTVDGVEHRVPAGASATFEANVPHMYGNDGTEPLEMLMSVSVPPVS
- a CDS encoding 4-hydroxybenzoate 3-monooxygenase, with amino-acid sequence MVIVGAGPAGLTVGNILRAADIDCVVLETESREFIEQHPRAGFIEEWAVRALQQRGLADTLLERAGTHTRCEFRFGGRRHRFEYAELSGHRHFAYPQPLLVTDLVREYADVRSGDIRFGVRDVLVHDLDTDRPAVSYVSAETGQREYVQGEFIAGCDGARGVTRTAIPAAHARIARHDYGIGWLALLAEAPPSNDCVMFGIHPRGFAGHMARGPEVTRYYLECPPGDDPENWPDDRVWTELHQRFDALGAPPLNEGRLIEKRVLDMHNYVVEPMQFGRLFLAGDSAHLTAPIAAKGMNLALHDAFLLGDGLVTYLTKGDPGGLNGYSEACLRRVWQYQEFSLWLSDIYHGASSGDPFRSGTTLARLRRILNSPAAAAAFADVYIGRDADH
- a CDS encoding alginate lyase family protein, with translation MNTQISRRGVLKFTGATAGAVTIGTTLAAPPASAAGASLVHPGMLHTRTDLDRMAKKVKAGAAPYTAGFARLTANRHAQSGWTANPQATVYRGEGSPQNYAILYNDIHAAYQNALRWHVTGESAYGDTAVAILNAWSAKLTEVAGSADRFLAAGLYGYQFANAAELVRDHADFDLDRFQKMMLDVFHPLSEDFLANHNGAVITNYWANWDLTAIACVLAVGILCDDRAKIDRAVEYFKHGAGMGSVKNAIPVVHDDQELAEWVEAGRDQGHALLGVGLMGTVCEMAWNQGIDLYGYDDSRFLKGAQYVAKWSMGGAVPYTANTRKKGAVNGWSGSESATAAAAVDPAMARPIWAMIANHYTKRRGLSANYLTRIAAQASPEGGGGDYGPNSGGYDQLGFGTLAFTRDRVSASPSPASQSAAESAGGAGAAPSVGATPQGGKGEDLAATGTTDVVAWTAATGITALAGGLLLLRRRGRSGGSAQ